The following proteins are encoded in a genomic region of Synechococcus sp. CBW1002:
- a CDS encoding ISAs1 family transposase, which yields MLLTVKSNQKTLYRQIGCQFQGKRHIPFTATDHEKRHGRDTVWELRAREAPEHIKANWPGSAWIVEVITGTLTRKGKRKIRHHLFLTSVRTTPQALLRLIRQRWSIENEWHWARDVQLGEDAHRYANRIGAPVFAFLRTIVMNLLRRGGYRSIRQGLRELAYDIKGMLALGGVASRGSLG from the coding sequence GTGCTCCTGACCGTCAAATCGAACCAGAAGACCCTCTACCGCCAGATCGGCTGCCAGTTCCAGGGAAAGCGTCACATCCCTTTCACTGCAACAGATCACGAGAAGCGCCACGGGCGCGACACCGTCTGGGAACTGCGAGCCAGAGAGGCACCGGAGCACATCAAAGCCAACTGGCCCGGCAGCGCCTGGATCGTTGAGGTGATCACAGGCACCCTCACCCGCAAGGGCAAGCGCAAGATCAGGCACCACCTGTTCCTCACCAGCGTGCGCACCACGCCACAAGCCCTGCTGCGCCTGATCCGTCAGCGCTGGAGCATTGAGAACGAATGGCACTGGGCCCGTGACGTCCAGCTGGGTGAGGACGCTCATCGCTACGCCAACCGGATCGGGGCCCCGGTGTTCGCCTTCCTGCGAACCATCGTGATGAACTTGCTGCGGCGGGGCGGCTACCGCTCGATCCGCCAAGGCCTGCGGGAGTTGGCCTACGACATCAAGGGAATGCTGGCACTTGGCGGCGTGGCCAGCCGAGGGAGCTTGGGCTGA
- a CDS encoding Coq4 family protein, with the protein MYEGLKDSEISLQYFQQLLSNPGVKSMASERWTYPEVDVDELLQLGDETFGRQYATFISENGLDPAAIDELGQVDSEIDYITHRLRHVHDMMHVILGFARTDLASEAGVASFNMSHIRSFFGAILAFGGLLHSLRCKDYCAFDDILLATAAGISMGMQARMCSTGSIYAYKFEDYWDRPIAELRRDLNITPFSNPTRSEPTNGECRHF; encoded by the coding sequence ATGTATGAAGGTCTAAAAGATAGCGAGATATCATTGCAGTACTTTCAGCAATTACTTTCTAACCCCGGTGTAAAATCAATGGCCAGTGAGCGATGGACGTATCCTGAAGTGGACGTAGATGAGTTGCTTCAGTTAGGTGATGAAACCTTTGGAAGGCAGTACGCTACTTTCATTTCTGAAAACGGTCTTGATCCAGCGGCAATTGATGAGCTTGGTCAAGTTGATAGCGAAATTGACTATATAACACATCGGCTTAGGCATGTTCATGACATGATGCATGTGATTCTTGGTTTTGCACGAACTGATCTCGCATCGGAAGCTGGGGTCGCCAGCTTTAATATGTCACACATACGAAGCTTCTTTGGAGCAATACTAGCTTTTGGTGGCCTGTTACATTCGCTTAGATGCAAAGACTACTGTGCGTTTGATGACATCCTGCTTGCAACAGCAGCAGGTATTTCAATGGGAATGCAAGCGCGTATGTGCAGTACAGGTTCAATCTATGCCTACAAGTTTGAGGACTATTGGGACAGACCTATTGCAGAGTTACGGCGAGATCTAAACATTACACCTTTCAGTAATCCAACTAGGTCAGAGCCAACCAATGGAGAGTGCCGGCATTTCTAG
- a CDS encoding IS3 family transposase — MYYRPTPVRVSTLRIMARIDALYLEDPCSGSRRMVDYLAQDGIPISRDRVRNLMRRMGLRAIYQKPRTTVPGDPSVRFPCLVDLTQVTSVDQVWATDITYIPLQKGFLYLVAIMDLHSRHVLSWRLSNSLDTKFCLEALEMALGGGRRPEIFHSDQGCQFTSADFVARLKGERIQISWSGRKRCYDNILVERLWRTVKYEEVYLRAYSDGWDAEISLARFLWRYCHVRPHSSLGGKTPHAVYTEAEPCSTRPGLTMSGAGTVQ, encoded by the coding sequence CTGTACTACCGGCCGACACCGGTCCGTGTATCGACGCTGCGGATCATGGCCAGGATCGATGCTCTCTACCTGGAGGATCCCTGCAGCGGCAGCCGCCGGATGGTGGACTATCTGGCCCAAGATGGTATCCCGATCAGCCGAGATCGAGTGCGAAACCTCATGCGGCGCATGGGATTACGGGCGATCTACCAGAAGCCCCGGACGACGGTTCCAGGTGATCCGTCCGTGCGGTTCCCCTGCCTGGTGGACCTCACGCAGGTCACGTCGGTGGATCAGGTCTGGGCGACCGACATCACCTACATCCCTCTGCAGAAAGGGTTCCTCTATCTGGTGGCGATCATGGATCTCCATTCCAGGCATGTGCTCAGCTGGAGGCTCTCCAACAGCCTTGACACGAAGTTCTGTCTGGAGGCCCTGGAGATGGCCTTGGGAGGCGGCCGTAGGCCAGAGATCTTCCACTCCGATCAAGGCTGTCAGTTCACGTCCGCTGACTTTGTGGCCAGACTCAAAGGGGAGCGGATCCAGATCAGCTGGTCCGGCAGAAAGCGGTGCTACGACAACATCCTTGTTGAACGGCTGTGGAGGACTGTCAAGTACGAGGAGGTCTACCTACGGGCATACAGCGATGGCTGGGACGCTGAAATCAGCCTGGCCCGCTTCCTGTGGCGGTATTGCCATGTAAGACCTCACAGTTCCCTTGGAGGCAAAACTCCCCACGCGGTCTACACTGAGGCCGAACCATGTTCCACCCGTCCTGGGTTAACGATGTCAGGGGCCGGAACTGTCCAATAA
- a CDS encoding IS5 family transposase: MYRRHNNGQISIKEFHLPFGGTLDPENRWVQLEGLIPWDELEETYAPQFSATIGAPAKSVRMAFGALYIKQKLGLTDEETVHQIRENAYIQFFLGFAGYTAKAPFDASMMVHFRKRFSDEDLRLINELVVQRGKEILLEALAQAADDDDHDDRDSSGGGAQLELDALIKPADWPEGKNWGTLTIDASCTPADITYPRDLKLLNEARTTTERVIDDLCSQSSGFRRHRPRYDRGLARAHFLRVAKQKRPRRRKVKAAIKHQLGYVRQNLKAIDALIGCGARLSELKRHWWQKLLACSELERQQGLLLASQTNSIPDRLVNLVQTHIRPMVRGKARAAVEFGAKISVSVQNGFPFLHRISWNPYNEGEDLIAQAEKYKLDTGSYPERICADRIYITAKNRHFCTRNGIRLSGKRLGRPPKDPDVTTAHKHQLRSDQARRNEVEGVFGSGKRKYSLDLIMARLPAGAESSISMAFVVMCAEKVLRLLRLFFVLLFGWIYSFFMAWSAIRAPEGICRPGF, encoded by the coding sequence ATGTACCGGAGGCACAATAACGGTCAGATCTCAATCAAGGAGTTCCACCTGCCATTTGGCGGCACACTTGATCCCGAGAATCGCTGGGTTCAACTGGAGGGGCTGATCCCATGGGATGAGCTGGAAGAAACCTATGCCCCTCAATTCAGCGCCACAATTGGCGCTCCAGCCAAATCAGTGAGAATGGCCTTTGGTGCTCTCTACATCAAACAGAAGTTAGGGCTCACCGACGAAGAGACAGTCCATCAGATCAGAGAGAACGCCTATATTCAGTTCTTTCTCGGCTTTGCGGGCTACACAGCCAAGGCACCGTTTGATGCCTCGATGATGGTGCACTTTCGCAAGCGTTTCTCTGACGAGGATCTGCGCCTTATCAACGAGCTGGTGGTGCAGCGCGGCAAAGAGATCCTTCTGGAAGCACTTGCTCAGGCAGCAGACGATGACGACCATGATGATCGTGATTCCAGTGGAGGAGGCGCTCAGCTAGAACTTGATGCGTTGATCAAGCCTGCTGACTGGCCAGAAGGAAAGAATTGGGGCACTCTCACGATTGATGCCAGTTGCACTCCAGCCGACATCACCTATCCCAGAGACCTCAAGCTCCTCAACGAGGCTCGCACAACGACCGAGCGAGTCATTGATGATCTGTGCAGTCAGTCATCGGGATTCAGGAGACATCGACCTCGCTACGACCGTGGCCTTGCTCGTGCTCATTTCCTGAGAGTGGCGAAGCAAAAACGACCACGTCGCCGCAAAGTGAAGGCTGCCATTAAACATCAGCTTGGCTATGTGCGGCAGAATCTCAAGGCCATTGATGCTCTGATCGGCTGCGGGGCAAGGCTTTCCGAGCTTAAGAGGCATTGGTGGCAGAAGTTGTTGGCCTGCAGCGAGTTGGAGCGGCAACAGGGCCTTCTGCTCGCCTCTCAGACCAACAGCATTCCAGACCGCCTGGTGAATCTTGTGCAGACCCATATCCGCCCAATGGTGCGAGGCAAAGCACGTGCTGCGGTGGAGTTTGGAGCCAAAATCAGTGTTTCGGTTCAAAACGGCTTTCCGTTCTTGCACCGCATAAGCTGGAACCCCTACAACGAAGGAGAAGACCTTATCGCTCAGGCGGAAAAATACAAGCTGGATACAGGATCTTACCCAGAGCGAATCTGCGCCGACCGGATTTATATCACGGCCAAGAATAGGCATTTCTGCACGAGGAACGGTATTCGCCTCTCCGGCAAGCGATTGGGTCGCCCGCCCAAGGATCCTGATGTCACCACTGCACACAAGCACCAGCTCCGATCTGATCAAGCTCGACGCAATGAAGTGGAAGGCGTCTTTGGCTCTGGAAAGCGCAAGTATTCCCTGGATCTGATCATGGCTCGTCTACCAGCTGGTGCCGAATCCTCCATCTCGATGGCCTTTGTCGTGATGTGCGCGGAAAAGGTCTTGAGGCTGCTGCGCCTCTTTTTTGTCCTTCTTTTTGGGTGGATCTACAGCTTTTTTATGGCCTGGTCAGCGATCAGAGCGCCTGAGGGCATCTGCAGGCCAGGCTTTTGA